TCTGCTGTCTGTTGTCGCTGCGCTTCAGCTGCAGACCGAGAGTCAACGTTTTATTCTGTGTTCAGTTGCGTTGCTGACTGCGTATGGGCGGGATGAGAAAAACGATACATCGCCGTGGGGACGTCATACTGCAGGAGAAGCCGTTCGCCTGTGTGCTCGATCCGCGCTACCGCGATTCAAGATGTGACCGTTGCTTTAAGGAGTATGTTGCGCTCGCCCTTGATTGTGTGGCGTTTTTACACCAACCCGTTATTGAACGCCTTTCATCGCCTTTCATTTATTGCAGGACGAAGGTGATGAAGTGTTCCAACTGTCTGTACGTGCGGTACTGTGGTCGGTCCTGCCAAAAGGAGGCATGGTCCGACCATAAGGAGGAATGCGAAAAGCTGAAAGCGTTACCGCCCGGGCTAGTCGTACCGTCGGCGGCACTGATGATTGCGCGGATCGTGCGCCGTTTGCTGAAGGGAGGCGACACGCACAAGGGCTACTACACCTCGAAGCAGTACCGCAAATTCTGCGATCTTATGCCACGTAAGTCTTCCCTTTTGATGTCTGCTTGATGGTCGCGATTACAGccttttttactttcattttatCTGCTTCCTTTTCCGTGGCCCTTGTCGCATTTATAGTTTCATACACCGAGGTCTCTCATTTCATATATCGTTGCGATCGCGTTTCAAACGAGCAATCTTAAACTACAGGTAGCTTTTccgtggagtgtgtgtgtgtaagttgtTTCGTATCTAACTCGATCAATGTTGAGGCGTAAAAATTGTATAACACGGTTGAAGGAAAGTTGAAGGTTATTCATGCTATGTGAGTtaatttcccttttcttttctaGTAACTGTAATACACATTCTTCTTCATGTTCGTCTGATGATACGTTCCATAAGCTAACCGTATCGTCATGTGGGTAGGAAAATGATATGTGAGGTGATTAAAAGCTGTTTGTTTTCAGTGTTTTGTCCATTTAGAGCTATTGATCATTTCGATCTTAAATTTCCATCGTTTCACTCATGTTAACTACCTCACACTTTGTAAAATACAAGATTTGGCCGTTGGCACCAACACCCGGAAAGCAGGGTATGGGAATTGCACTTTCGTTGTGCATGAcgtgtttggttttggtttttgcattttgtttcttcccgCCCCCCACAACTAATCGTACACTTCTGTACATTGTTTCCGGTTGCAGACGAGGAAAACATTCGAGCCGACTCAAAACGGATGGAGCACTTCGCTACATTGTACGTGGTACTGCAGCGGCTGCTGGATGAAGCATCCCGACCGACCAAAGCGGAATTGCTCAGAATCTACGGAAAGGTGTGCAAACGTTaatcgcttttttttcgctaaaaccactatttaacttttttgtgtgtgtttaactCCCTTTCGAGTTGCAGATGTGCATCAATACGTTCAACATACTGGACGCCGAGATGAGCACGATCGGGACGGGCATGTACATCGGTGCGTCCATCATCGATCACAGCTGCCGGCCGAACGTGGTCGTTTCGTTCGACGGTGAAACGCTCCGGATGCGCCTGCTGGAAGACTACCCCGAGCAGGAGCTGGACTTTGGCAAGCTTTTCATCTCCTACATCGATCTGATCGATACGGCCGAGGTGAGGCGGGAACAGCTGGCCGAACGGTACTACTTCCACTGTGCCTGTGAACGGTGCC
This sequence is a window from Anopheles merus strain MAF chromosome 3R, AmerM5.1, whole genome shotgun sequence. Protein-coding genes within it:
- the LOC121596002 gene encoding histone-lysine N-methyltransferase SMYD3 isoform X2, translated to MGGMRKTIHRRGDVILQEKPFACVLDPRYRDSRCDRCFKETKVMKCSNCLYVRYCGRSCQKEAWSDHKEECEKLKALPPGLVVPSAALMIARIVRRLLKGGDTHKGYYTSKQYRKFCDLMPHEENIRADSKRMEHFATLYVVLQRLLDEASRPTKAELLRIYGKMCINTFNILDAEMSTIGTGMYIGASIIDHSCRPNVVVSFDGETLRMRLLEDYPEQELDFGKLFISYIDLIDTAEVRREQLAERYYFHCACERCRDEQEQKRMNAAACPNTTCHEPLDFSDSELNRCPACGTAVTHSDREAFAEISSFTRDHLAQMKSVAYLDVSRLCLEKQSNVLHRYNVHHIKTLDNAMESALNLEKWTEATGYGLRLLDGFRQYYSPYHPLLGLTYLKVGKLQLYQCQFTEALKQLQQAAKILRVTHGELDDLYKRVLVPLLCDAAQGDLGHLAIAGEG
- the LOC121596002 gene encoding histone-lysine N-methyltransferase SMYD3 isoform X1, with translation MGGMRKTIHRRGDVILQEKPFACVLDPRYRDSRCDRCFKETKVMKCSNCLYVRYCGRSCQKEAWSDHKEECEKLKALPPGLVVPSAALMIARIVRRLLKGGDTHKGYYTSKQYRKFCDLMPHEENIRADSKRMEHFATLYVVLQRLLDEASRPTKAELLRIYGKMCINTFNILDAEMSTIGTGMYIGASIIDHSCRPNVVVSFDGETLRMRLLEDYPEQELDFGKLFISYIDLIDTAEVRREQLAERYYFHCACERCRDEQEQKRMNAAACPNTTCHEPLDFSDSELNRCPACGTAVTHSDREAFAEISSFTRDHLAQMKSVASTDLDVSRLCLEKQSNVLHRYNVHHIKTLDNAMESALNLEKWTEATGYGLRLLDGFRQYYSPYHPLLGLTYLKVGKLQLYQCQFTEALKQLQQAAKILRVTHGELDDLYKRVLVPLLCDAAQGDLGHLAIAGEG